From Spirosoma aerolatum, one genomic window encodes:
- a CDS encoding DUF4136 domain-containing protein, with product MKALLIATTLLLTASSLWAQDVTVEADKKLNIDFSKYKTYGWASQVDSKLDPGFYFLNDLELKDRIRNAVRFAMDGRGYKYTRQHPDLLVNFRVFEKPVSIKGYTGYGTTYFGANEVRQPDDESTFEVKAGSLIINLVETKTGQVVWRGLASGLTNTNGFDRDQNKIKQAINLIFEKYSSRADAY from the coding sequence ATGAAAGCACTACTTATTGCCACAACTCTGCTATTGACAGCCAGCTCGCTTTGGGCTCAGGACGTAACGGTGGAAGCCGACAAAAAACTCAATATCGATTTCAGTAAGTACAAGACTTATGGCTGGGCCTCCCAGGTGGATAGCAAACTCGATCCGGGGTTTTATTTTTTGAATGACCTGGAATTAAAAGATAGGATTCGAAATGCCGTTCGGTTTGCGATGGATGGCCGGGGCTATAAATACACTCGGCAACATCCCGATCTTCTGGTCAATTTTCGGGTGTTTGAGAAGCCCGTTTCGATCAAAGGCTATACTGGCTATGGAACAACATATTTTGGAGCCAATGAAGTACGTCAACCCGACGATGAATCAACCTTTGAGGTGAAAGCCGGAAGTCTTATCATCAACCTTGTAGAAACTAAAACTGGGCAGGTCGTATGGCGTGGTCTGGCTTCAGGTCTGACAAACACGAATGGGTTTGATCGCGACCAGAATAAAATTAAACAGGCCATAAATTTGATTTTTGAGAAGTATTCGTCTCGGGCCGATGCCTATTAA
- a CDS encoding helix-turn-helix domain-containing protein produces MKKAETAPIRFESLSEASKATGLPAPLHPLITLFNGVDQPLEGSEPLPRHVLSFYKISFRPYLGGILRYGQTHFDYNEGGLFFAAPNQLIGSSDDETSNGEKRCTNQQISLLIHPDFLLNYPLAEKIRQYTFFSYSVQEALHLSDKEKEVILALFRNLEEELHNRLDEFSQDVIISQIELLLSYAHRFYKRQFITRKPVHHTVLENLDTILNTYFDGLNSLEKGIPTVQYLADQLHLSSGYLSDLLRSLTGLNTQQLIHEKLIEKAKEKLSTTSLSVSEIAYELGFEHPQSFSKLFKEKTRQTPLAFREQFN; encoded by the coding sequence ATGAAAAAAGCAGAAACCGCCCCCATACGATTTGAATCGCTGTCCGAAGCCTCAAAAGCTACCGGGCTTCCGGCTCCGTTGCACCCCTTGATCACGCTGTTCAACGGTGTCGACCAGCCATTGGAAGGTTCAGAACCCTTACCCAGGCATGTGCTGAGCTTTTACAAAATCTCGTTTCGGCCTTATTTGGGAGGTATCCTGCGGTATGGCCAGACTCATTTCGATTACAACGAGGGCGGATTATTTTTTGCAGCTCCCAACCAGCTTATCGGCAGTAGCGACGATGAAACCAGTAATGGTGAGAAAAGGTGTACCAATCAGCAGATTTCGTTGCTGATCCATCCCGATTTTCTGCTCAACTACCCGCTTGCCGAAAAAATCAGGCAGTATACTTTTTTCTCGTACTCTGTTCAGGAAGCCCTTCACCTGTCGGACAAGGAAAAAGAGGTTATTCTGGCCCTTTTCCGAAATCTGGAAGAAGAATTACACAACCGGCTCGACGAGTTCAGTCAGGATGTGATCATTTCCCAGATCGAGCTGTTGCTAAGCTACGCCCATCGCTTTTATAAACGGCAATTCATTACCCGAAAGCCTGTTCACCATACGGTATTAGAAAATCTGGATACGATTCTGAACACTTATTTTGATGGACTCAATTCACTGGAAAAGGGCATTCCCACCGTTCAATACCTCGCCGACCAACTGCACCTCTCTTCGGGCTATTTAAGTGATCTGCTACGTTCGCTAACCGGCCTGAACACGCAGCAGCTGATCCACGAAAAACTAATCGAAAAAGCCAAAGAAAAGCTCTCCACAACCAGCTTATCCGTCAGCGAAATCGCTTATGAACTGGGCTTCGAGCACCCACAATCGTTCAGCAAACTATTCAAGGAAAAGACCCGGCAAACACCGCTCGCGTTTCGGGAACAGTTTAATTAA
- a CDS encoding SDR family NAD(P)-dependent oxidoreductase — protein MVQQEKNAVNSGNKAEKVWFITGSSRGFGRVWTEAALQRGDKVAATARNVESLADLNEKYGDRVLTLALDVTNADQVKSAVDTAHAHFGRLDIVFNNAGYSLIGTIEEASADNIRALYDTNVLGPVSVIQAALPLLRKQGKGHILGTSSSLGHVTYPVIGYYCSSKWAFEAIHESLAAEVKPFGIDVTIIEPGAYATEFGSQDSLKFADSLPVYDDFKAAFFGSLRALERGNPEATPEAIFSVVDTPNPPLRLFLGSHTLPEVRKAYAQRIATWEAWASISNAAQG, from the coding sequence ATGGTACAACAAGAGAAAAATGCAGTCAATAGCGGCAATAAAGCAGAAAAAGTATGGTTCATCACCGGGTCTTCCAGAGGGTTTGGGCGAGTATGGACCGAAGCGGCCCTGCAACGGGGGGATAAAGTAGCGGCCACCGCCCGCAACGTCGAAAGCCTGGCCGACCTGAACGAGAAATACGGTGATCGCGTATTGACATTGGCCTTAGATGTGACCAATGCCGACCAGGTAAAATCGGCCGTTGATACAGCGCATGCCCATTTTGGCAGACTGGATATTGTTTTCAATAATGCCGGTTACTCGCTGATCGGAACCATTGAAGAAGCCTCCGCCGATAACATCCGGGCACTGTACGATACCAATGTGTTAGGGCCCGTTTCGGTTATTCAGGCTGCTTTGCCGCTATTGCGCAAACAAGGTAAAGGGCACATTCTGGGCACATCCAGTTCGTTAGGGCACGTCACGTATCCGGTCATTGGCTATTACTGTTCGTCGAAATGGGCGTTCGAAGCCATTCACGAAAGTCTGGCAGCGGAGGTCAAGCCATTTGGCATCGACGTGACCATTATTGAACCTGGAGCCTATGCCACGGAGTTTGGTAGTCAGGACTCGTTGAAGTTTGCGGATAGTCTCCCGGTTTACGATGACTTTAAAGCGGCCTTTTTCGGCAGCCTTCGGGCGTTGGAACGCGGCAATCCTGAAGCCACACCCGAAGCGATCTTCAGCGTAGTCGATACCCCAAATCCGCCTTTGCGGCTGTTTCTGGGAAGTCATACATTACCAGAAGTTCGTAAGGCGTATGCCCAACGCATAGCAACCTGGGAAGCCTGGGCAAGTATTTCGAATGCGGCCCAAGGGTAA
- a CDS encoding SDR family oxidoreductase, which translates to MDLKNSTVLITGGTSGIGLELVKQLTELGTTLIITGRNPDALLRTKDQFPNVYTVQSDVSKSGDIKQLYNEVTRQFPALNIVVNNAGAMRLIDLQDRSMDLENITREIDTNLSGTIQMVHQFLPHLLKQTSAAIVNVSSGIAFMPYSSAPIYSATKAGVRAYTQALRLQLEDTNVKVFEMIPPGVNTNLQNDWAVQPNPAMMMDVDKMVHVVVKALKNDTLEIKPFLINVIKAMSRIAPGQMIKFGHREFGKLKAQTNG; encoded by the coding sequence ATGGACTTAAAAAATAGCACTGTACTCATCACGGGCGGCACCAGCGGTATCGGTCTGGAGCTGGTAAAACAACTTACCGAACTCGGTACAACTCTCATCATAACGGGCCGCAACCCTGATGCTTTACTCCGAACAAAGGATCAGTTCCCCAACGTATACACGGTTCAGAGCGATGTCAGTAAATCTGGCGATATCAAACAGTTGTACAACGAGGTTACCAGACAATTTCCAGCCCTCAATATCGTCGTCAACAATGCCGGAGCCATGCGGCTGATTGACCTGCAAGACCGTTCGATGGACCTGGAAAATATTACCCGCGAAATCGATACCAACCTGTCGGGAACGATCCAGATGGTACATCAATTTCTTCCTCATCTGCTGAAACAAACCTCAGCTGCCATCGTCAATGTTTCATCGGGCATTGCCTTTATGCCCTACTCGTCGGCTCCCATTTACAGTGCAACCAAAGCTGGCGTTCGGGCCTATACGCAAGCCCTGCGATTGCAGTTGGAAGATACGAATGTAAAGGTGTTTGAAATGATACCACCGGGTGTAAACACCAACCTGCAAAACGACTGGGCCGTACAGCCTAATCCAGCTATGATGATGGACGTAGATAAGATGGTACATGTGGTGGTAAAAGCCCTCAAAAACGATACCTTAGAGATCAAGCCGTTTCTGATCAATGTCATCAAGGCAATGAGCCGAATTGCACCCGGCCAGATGATCAAATTCGGCCACCGGGAATTTGGAAAACTTAAAGCACAAACCAACGGATAG
- a CDS encoding helix-turn-helix domain-containing protein has translation MNSLGPHRIKTITEFHHLRELPKPKHPLISIVHFDTFKKRLGKGVEHLVFDFYTISLKRGMNHTYKYGQQTYQYDFNDGVMFFMAPNQVFSVQFDEDTRGPSGWMLLIHPDFLWNTSLASTSKKYAFFDYTVNEALFLSEAEEQKMNQIIRIIDDEYQDRIDAFSQSIIVSQLETLLHYSDRFYQRQFITRQKVNHEILERLEIILNEYINSEKLMLQGLPSVQYIAENLHVSPGYLRSLLKQLTGQSTQQMIHEKVIEKAKERLSTTHLSVSEIAYELGFEQPQSFSRLFKSKTHQSPLEFRERFN, from the coding sequence ATGAACAGCCTGGGGCCTCACCGGATCAAGACCATTACCGAGTTTCACCACTTGCGGGAGCTACCGAAGCCGAAGCATCCACTCATCAGTATTGTTCATTTTGATACGTTTAAAAAACGGCTGGGAAAAGGCGTTGAACACCTGGTGTTCGACTTTTATACTATTTCGCTGAAGCGGGGAATGAACCATACGTACAAATACGGCCAGCAAACGTATCAGTACGATTTCAACGATGGCGTGATGTTTTTCATGGCCCCAAACCAGGTGTTCAGCGTTCAGTTCGATGAAGATACCCGAGGACCGTCTGGCTGGATGCTCCTGATCCATCCCGATTTTCTGTGGAATACCTCGCTGGCATCGACCAGTAAGAAGTACGCTTTTTTCGACTACACGGTCAACGAAGCGCTGTTTTTGTCGGAAGCTGAAGAGCAGAAAATGAACCAGATCATCCGCATCATCGACGACGAATACCAGGACAGGATCGATGCGTTTAGTCAGTCCATCATTGTATCGCAGCTGGAAACGCTGCTGCACTACTCCGACCGTTTCTACCAGCGACAGTTTATTACCCGCCAAAAGGTAAACCACGAGATTCTGGAGCGGCTGGAAATTATCCTGAACGAGTATATCAACAGCGAAAAGCTCATGCTGCAAGGGCTGCCTTCGGTGCAGTATATTGCAGAAAATCTGCACGTTTCGCCCGGTTACCTGCGTAGTCTGCTGAAACAACTGACCGGCCAATCGACGCAGCAAATGATCCACGAAAAGGTGATCGAAAAAGCGAAAGAACGCCTATCCACCACTCATCTGTCGGTTTCAGAAATCGCCTATGAACTGGGGTTCGAACAGCCGCAGTCCTTCAGCCGATTATTCAAAAGCAAGACCCACCAAAGCCCATTGGAATTTCGGGAGCGGTTTAACTAA
- a CDS encoding SDR family oxidoreductase, whose amino-acid sequence MNVFVTGATGFIGSAVVKELIAAGHQVTGLARSEAAAQKLLSFGVTPHPGDLTDLDSLKAGVTAADGVIHLGFIHDFTRFADVCAIDKTVIETMGQALLGTDKPFVVTSGTAVINGNELLTEDMRLQGTTHNPRSATELAVDVVAAQGIRVSVVRLSPSVHGEGDAYGFVPILINLARQHGKVAVINGGSNVWPGVHRLDAARLYRLALEKEAPSGTRYHAVADQGVSTRQIAEAIAAKLNLPVVSLTFEEAPSYFGWFQHFASFNNPSSSAITQAMLDWHPTHPSLMDDLRGDVYFPAQ is encoded by the coding sequence ATGAACGTATTCGTAACAGGCGCAACCGGATTTATTGGATCGGCCGTCGTAAAAGAATTGATTGCAGCCGGACATCAGGTAACGGGACTCGCCCGCTCGGAAGCGGCAGCCCAGAAACTCCTATCGTTCGGCGTGACACCCCACCCCGGCGACTTAACCGATCTGGACAGTCTGAAAGCCGGAGTTACTGCGGCAGATGGCGTTATCCACCTGGGTTTTATCCACGATTTTACCCGCTTTGCGGACGTGTGTGCCATCGACAAAACGGTTATCGAAACCATGGGTCAGGCCCTACTGGGCACCGACAAGCCGTTTGTAGTCACCTCCGGCACAGCCGTAATCAATGGGAACGAGTTGCTGACCGAAGATATGCGCTTACAAGGGACCACTCACAATCCGCGTTCGGCTACCGAACTGGCGGTGGATGTCGTGGCGGCTCAGGGCATTCGCGTATCAGTCGTAAGACTGTCGCCTTCAGTGCATGGCGAGGGTGATGCGTATGGCTTCGTCCCTATCCTTATCAATCTGGCCCGGCAACATGGGAAAGTAGCCGTTATCAACGGAGGGTCCAATGTGTGGCCAGGTGTCCACCGACTGGATGCCGCCCGACTCTATAGGCTGGCACTGGAAAAGGAAGCACCCAGCGGTACCCGGTACCACGCGGTGGCCGATCAGGGAGTATCGACGCGCCAGATCGCGGAGGCCATTGCTGCAAAACTCAATCTACCAGTTGTATCGCTGACGTTTGAAGAAGCACCGTCCTATTTTGGCTGGTTCCAGCATTTTGCGTCCTTCAATAACCCGTCGTCCAGTGCCATCACACAAGCAATGCTGGACTGGCACCCTACCCACCCAAGCCTGATGGACGACTTGCGGGGCGATGTGTATTTTCCTGCGCAGTAG
- a CDS encoding cupin domain-containing protein, producing the protein MKALPLTTLDTGKLIQSVTTNYANFPVAEVNDHVVRLSVMTEPYFWHYHPNSDETFMTVEGVLIIELETETIELLPGQLFTIPKNVAHRTRPKGERSVNITFEHSQIETVQVDR; encoded by the coding sequence ATGAAGGCGCTCCCCCTCACCACCCTGGATACCGGTAAACTAATCCAATCGGTGACGACAAACTATGCGAATTTTCCGGTCGCTGAAGTGAATGACCATGTCGTCAGGTTGAGCGTGATGACCGAGCCTTATTTCTGGCATTATCACCCCAACTCCGATGAGACGTTTATGACGGTGGAAGGCGTTTTAATCATTGAACTGGAAACCGAAACGATTGAGTTATTACCCGGCCAGCTCTTTACGATTCCTAAAAACGTTGCCCACCGAACCCGACCCAAGGGCGAACGGTCGGTCAACATCACCTTCGAACATAGCCAGATTGAAACGGTACAGGTTGATCGGTAG
- a CDS encoding FAD-dependent monooxygenase: MKKKQVLISGASIAGLTLAYWLNKYGYRVTIVEISSGLRRGGSPIDVRGEALDVARQMGILEKIKANEFVHTDVLVNAQNETLATFSLNTQTEYLGDIELHRDDLVDILYENIPTHEVECLFENRIEKLIQQENEIEIGFKNGESRTFDFVFGADGTHSSVRKMAFGNEENYSKFFGEYFAIVEVPDLKPNKPNSGTIYNEPGKMAAIYPFKNTVNAFLVFRSPKLNFDYRNQAQHKQTLKETFKNSAWRIPEILDAMIHSDNLYFDEVCQIHMPTWTNGRVALLGDAAHAASFHTGMGTSLAMQGATILAKELHETDNYETAFANYNETYRPVVESVQARITRGMNYLVPETEEGIQAFIQRFKK, from the coding sequence ATGAAGAAGAAGCAAGTGTTGATATCAGGAGCCAGCATAGCTGGGCTAACTTTAGCCTATTGGCTCAACAAATACGGTTACCGGGTAACTATCGTCGAAATTTCGTCAGGATTAAGGCGCGGGGGTTCACCCATCGATGTGCGGGGCGAAGCGCTGGACGTTGCCCGACAAATGGGTATTTTGGAGAAGATTAAAGCGAATGAATTTGTGCATACCGATGTACTCGTAAATGCTCAAAATGAAACACTAGCCACATTTTCGTTAAATACGCAAACCGAATACCTTGGTGATATTGAACTTCATCGCGATGATCTGGTGGATATACTTTACGAGAATATACCAACCCATGAGGTCGAATGTCTTTTCGAAAACAGAATTGAGAAATTAATTCAGCAGGAAAACGAGATTGAGATTGGGTTTAAAAACGGCGAGAGCCGAACATTTGATTTTGTTTTTGGTGCAGATGGCACCCACTCATCCGTCAGAAAAATGGCTTTTGGCAACGAAGAAAATTACTCAAAATTTTTTGGAGAGTACTTTGCCATTGTTGAGGTGCCAGACCTGAAGCCCAACAAACCTAATTCGGGCACTATATACAATGAACCGGGCAAAATGGCAGCTATTTATCCGTTTAAAAATACGGTAAACGCTTTTCTTGTTTTCAGATCGCCCAAGCTAAATTTTGACTACAGAAATCAAGCGCAGCACAAACAAACTCTGAAAGAGACGTTTAAAAATAGCGCATGGCGAATTCCTGAAATTTTAGACGCCATGATTCATTCCGACAATCTGTATTTTGATGAAGTTTGCCAAATCCATATGCCGACCTGGACAAACGGACGGGTTGCCCTCCTTGGCGATGCCGCGCATGCAGCTAGTTTTCATACCGGAATGGGCACAAGCCTGGCCATGCAGGGCGCAACGATTTTGGCCAAAGAGCTTCACGAAACGGATAATTACGAAACGGCGTTTGCGAACTACAACGAAACATACCGACCGGTTGTGGAAAGTGTGCAAGCAAGGATCACCCGAGGAATGAATTATTTGGTACCCGAAACGGAAGAGGGTATTCAGGCGTTTATTCAACGATTCAAAAAATAA
- a CDS encoding helix-turn-helix transcriptional regulator yields MLTEEDKQRFIQFVNKIGYDIGEQIIQNVEVQYQKSVTFLPDLAMFIASYVVRKTFSRLTTPPKYIDNSIRFFFHNLFDYNDPTDEKRTLKRPEKPPYVRVFPSTLPHTSVFEKDAHVNVVSIFISADYLKSFLSEDAEAFQYLFAGDTNFLIEEFMTDDIIRTVNELVQKEEPPVLKSYQYRLKAMELLFYLFRSLSRREKSVHQKLSDKDIQAIYNVRDKLVSSLNQPSTIAELKQIAGMNELKMRHLFTQIFGMGIYDYYQYLRMKEAARLIRDENCSVSEAGYKMGFENLSHFSKVFEKHIGIKPKKYSKLT; encoded by the coding sequence ATGTTGACAGAAGAAGATAAGCAGCGCTTTATTCAGTTTGTAAATAAAATCGGCTACGATATTGGCGAGCAGATAATTCAAAATGTGGAGGTACAGTATCAGAAAAGCGTCACGTTTTTGCCCGACCTGGCAATGTTTATTGCTTCGTATGTGGTCAGGAAAACGTTTTCACGGCTTACGACACCACCGAAATACATCGACAACAGTATTCGATTTTTCTTTCATAACCTATTTGATTACAATGACCCAACGGATGAAAAAAGAACGCTAAAAAGGCCGGAAAAACCTCCTTACGTGCGCGTGTTTCCGTCAACGCTACCACACACCAGTGTTTTCGAAAAAGATGCGCATGTGAACGTGGTTTCTATATTTATCAGTGCCGATTACCTGAAGAGTTTTCTAAGTGAAGACGCCGAAGCGTTTCAATATCTGTTTGCTGGTGATACTAATTTTTTGATTGAAGAATTTATGACGGATGATATTATCCGAACCGTAAATGAACTGGTACAAAAGGAAGAACCGCCAGTTTTGAAAAGTTATCAGTACAGACTAAAAGCGATGGAACTGTTGTTTTATCTGTTTCGAAGCCTGAGTAGGCGTGAAAAATCGGTTCATCAAAAACTCAGTGACAAAGACATACAGGCCATATATAACGTGCGCGACAAATTAGTTTCCTCGCTGAATCAACCCAGTACAATCGCTGAATTGAAGCAGATTGCCGGAATGAACGAGTTAAAAATGCGCCATCTCTTTACGCAGATTTTCGGTATGGGTATTTATGATTACTATCAGTATCTGCGAATGAAGGAAGCTGCCCGGCTCATCCGCGATGAAAACTGCTCTGTATCGGAAGCAGGTTATAAAATGGGCTTTGAAAACCTTAGCCATTTTTCAAAAGTGTTTGAAAAGCATATAGGTATAAAGCCCAAGAAATACAGTAAACTGACATAA